One part of the Eucalyptus grandis isolate ANBG69807.140 chromosome 10, ASM1654582v1, whole genome shotgun sequence genome encodes these proteins:
- the LOC120288800 gene encoding glutathione S-transferase zeta class-like, protein MLSLQSERISYEYKAVDLRKEKQYTAEFDKLNPMHLVPVLVDGDFVVSDSYAILLAASIISSSIQPLQMLTVLAKFPTLRRIHESYKTLPEYEASSPNVNPMP, encoded by the exons ATGTTGAGCTTACAATCTGAAA GGATCTCATATGAGTATAAAGCAGTGGATCTCAGGAAAGAAAAGCAATATACTGCTG AATTTGACAAGTTAAATCCTATGCATTTGGTTCCAGTGTTAGTGGACGGAGATTTCGTGGTTTCAGATTCTTATGCAATTTTGCTG GCTGCAAGTATAATCAGCTCGAGCATACAGCCTCTTCAGATGCTGACTGTGCTG GCCAAGTTCCCTACTTTGAGGAGGATCCATGAATCGTACAAGACTTTGCCTGAATACGAAGCATCATCACCGAACGTCAACCCGATGCCATGA
- the LOC120286213 gene encoding phenylalanine--tRNA ligase beta subunit, cytoplasmic-like encodes MHRYNLLCLEGLAQALRVFNKQEETPQYSLRNISRGSMLKMHVKPETSQIRPYVVSAVLRGITFDEASYNSFIDLQDKLHQNICW; translated from the exons ATGCACAGATACAACTTGCTTTGCCTCGAAGGGCTTGCTCAGGCCCTACGTGTATTCAATAAGCAGGAGGAGACACCTCAATACAGTCTTCGTAACATCAGCAGGGGATCAATGCTTAAGATGCATGTAAAACCAGAG ACCTCACAAATCCGTCCATACGTTGTTTCTGCTGTCTTAAGAGGGATAACATTTGATGAAGCCAGTTATAACAGCTTCATTGATCTTCAAGACAAGCTCCATCAGAACATTTGCTG GTGA